The Hordeum vulgare subsp. vulgare chromosome 4H, MorexV3_pseudomolecules_assembly, whole genome shotgun sequence genomic interval CTGTTCATGTCTCTGGTCTGTGTGGTGCAGGACCCAGCCGCGTTGGCTCTGGTACTCTGACTCGAGGACGTGTCCAGAGCCAAATCCCCCAAACTGCCCATTTTACGACGGGGTTCTTTCAGCACACCCGGCGGGACGGCGTTCTCAAGATCAATTTCTGTTTCATTAGCTAGCATATGGACCACCTGCTTCATGGATGGCCTCTGCTGTGCTGTTGCTTGGGTACACAGAAGTGCCACCTTGATGAAACGAAGTACTTGCTCCTCTGGGTATTCTTCCACGTCCGGATCTACAATTTCCAAAAGCCTCCCTTCTTCTCGCAGCTTCCATGTCTGCAGTTCAGTCCAAGTCAATTATGAAAAAAAAGGATCACCATCACCAATATGTGATGCGAGTCTACCATGGGGAAATGTAGGGCTCTTTGTGCGCAGATTTATGATGCTGCAGCTATCAAGAGTTCATACAAGCATGCGAATAACATCCTATGGAGAAAGGAGATGCGATGAATTACCCAttccacaaggacatgcatatctTCCCCCCAAGTCGATTTGCTGCTGCTTTCACCACTTATAACTTCAAGAAGCAGCACCCCAAAACTATATATGTCTGCTTTCTTGGTTAACTGTCCCAATAATGCATACTCTGGAGCCAAGTAACCCCTGTAGGAGAGATCATATCAGCAAAGTCAACAGAAGTTTCTCGTTACCAAAAAAAGCAAAATACAACTAATAGTCTTGACAGCATCGCAACAGTCAGTTGGTTCAACTCGGAGAAAAGTAACTGAAGACAGCTGATGATGCTCAAAAAAAAATGAAGACAGCTGATTGAAATATTTTTGCTTTCATTGTTAAAAGTAAGTACAGCACGATATTTGTTCCGGAGAAAATCTACATAAATACACATAACTCACACTGTAAAAGGAAGTAAATACACCAAAAGATTTAGAGAGGACTGACATTGTTCCCGCAACACGCGTGCTAATGTGAGTGATGGCATCAGGGAAAAGCTTGGCCAGTCCAAAATCTCCAATTTTAGGAACCAGCGTCTTATCAAGTAAGATGTTGCTAGCCTTGATATCACGGTGGACTATGCGTGGTTGTGCTTCCTCGTGAAGAAATGCAAGACCAGAAGCAGTTCCAGTACAAATGGCAGCTCTTGTTTGCCAGTTCAAAGGGATACATCTACTCTTCGGTCCTGATCACAAGGTAATGCACAGGATTATGGAAGTTAATATATAGGTCAGACTTTGTGCAAGTAAAATTTCCGTCTTAAGCTTACCAAGCAAAGCATTTGACAAACTGttcttctctgcatattcatacacCAATAATCTGTTATTCCCTTCGACACAGCAACCAATGAGCTTTACAAGGTTGGGGTGCCTGACATTTGATATGACATCGATCTCTGTCAAGAACTCGTTAGTTCCTTGCTTTGATTCAGCTGAAAGCCTTTTAATTGCAACTTGGGTGCCATCTTTCAGGTCTCCCTAAGTGAAGGAGAACCACTGTTATTCATTCTTCCAAAGGAGAACATTGGCAGTAAAGTATGACTAATGAGCAGTGATAACATATACAACATATAAAGTAAGAAGGCAGCAATACGATCCAATGATTCACCTTATAAACTGGTCCAAAACCCCCACGGCCAATGCAGTTCGTCGTGTGAAAATTCCGTGTGGCAGATTTCAACTCTTTTAGGGAGAAGACTTGTATATTTCGCCCGGATCTTGATAATACATGGCCTGGACTTTTTTTCAGAGTTGATATCATCATTGGCAGTTAAAAAGGAAAAGGCCGAGCAAAAATGCACTGAAACATGATACTACTAGTAAACGTTATGGTTGAGGATTTGTGGGCACCATGGTTATAAGCAAGATCCTCTCAGTAGATGATTAAACATACCAAAACCTCCACTTACTAGTTCAAGAAACACAAAGAGAAAATTTTATCTTTCATAGTATTGATTATGAACTATGATATCGCCAGATGTGTTTGTCATGATATAGTTTCTGATTGGATCACACAACCTCTACTGTAGGAAACGGTTCATTTAAGCCTGAGTTGCAGATGACACAGGTAGCACGAAACAAATGCAGAACACAAAAGGCTGGTTCAGTCTGGTGTATTGTCTTGCGTGAACTTGCGATTATACTCATAAAGCATTTATTGTGCTGCAAATGTTTCGGTATTttgggcctagccttttgtcttcAAGAGAACATCATACCAATAGCACTATCATATGTATGAAAAGCAGACAAACATCTAGATTTTTTCCTATTACAAAACATTAAGGTACACCAGTTTGCTGTTAGAATTCATAGTGTTCTGTGGTTTGTATTAATGGAAGTCTCTGTGCTTCAGTCTGTTAAAAGGGGATTGCTGAAATTGACTTTTATCAAGGCACTAACTAGGGAAGGAACCCTAAATTTCTCATCACTGAGTCCCTCTGTAACACTTGAATGGTTGAAACAATTAGTAAGGAGATACTACCATAAAGTGGTTGGGGACAACATGCTAAGCAGGACAGCTTTGCAGCAAATCCCCCACTCTTTTCATGTCAAACAGCACAAGCAAGCTCTTAAAATGCGAAGCAGGATTATGAATTAGTCATTAGCACACGAATGGAACCAAATGAAACGTACCAGAACGAGGAGACGCCGCCGTGGCCGCTAGACCATTTTGACCTGGCCCCGACTTGGAGCCGCCCCACAGGCAGCTGGCGGAGCTCCCCATGCGCCGAATCCCGTGGCCTCCCCGAGACCTTTATCCGAAGCCAGTTCTTATCTGCGCCCGGAGCTGCGCAGGGGACGAAATTGACCATCTCAGCACGATTAAGtaaccaacacacacacacagagacgaAGTTACTCCACTGGATCGCGGCAGTCCACGAAGGGGAGCTCAAACCCTAGCTTGTAAATTTACACGGGAACACAAACCAGCCAGATTTCTGGCAGCCCTGAAAGCTAGAAGGGATAGTAGCACCAACCTGGTCAAGGAGCAAACGATGCCCTGGTAGCTGCGGCGGAAGCAGATAGCTGAAGCTGCCGGTGGTTCCCGGCCGGGCGAACCAGCCAAATGTTTTGCGGCGCCGCCGCCACCGACGCCTCGTGGTGGTGTGGTCGACGAGCCGAGGAGGTAggcgggggagaggagaggagagcagGCGGAAGTTTTACCGGGTCTCGGCTGTGGCGGAGCGCGTCGCTTTTGTTCGTTTTGGGGGGCAGCGACGATCGAGGGTGGTCCGACGAACGCACTGACCGGTTGACCATGTGACCCGCCTCCAGCGAGTCCACGTTTCTCTGGGTCACGCCTCGGCCCAACCCAACCCAACCCAACCCAACCCGGCGGCATGAGAATTCCGTCCGTCGTGGGGCTGCCTGCCTGCGCGCTCGGGCACGCGCATGCGGTGGGTGGCCGCCGCTGACGGGTCTGCCGCCCCGCGTACATACGCGGCTTCGTTTGTTCGTTCGTTCGTGGCACCGCGTCTTCCGTCCTCCGTACAAAAGTTTGCTCGGCACCACACGCGGGATAGGGGTCGTGATCGTAAAATGATGATTGTGGTGGTTATCAGCCGTTTTGCAGACAAGTATATGTTCAAACATTATGTCAGGAAGCAACTCTTGCTCTAGATTGACTTTTCTTTTCCATGCAGTAAATTAACAGCTGCTGCTCGTCTTCAAAGGTGTGGTCTTCTAGATGCCCTACTGAAAGTCACCCCAAGAAATATCCCGCAGCAGGAATTGTTGACAAGCCTCCTCAGATAGCATCTCCAACGGATGATGATGCAAAATACGGCACTTAAATACAGTATTATAGCATCTTCAACATATGATGTATAATAGCGCAGATGCCAAAAAAACGAAAAATTGGACAGCCCTAATTTTTTTACCCCAAACGCAACAAGTTTGCCGTAACCTGTTGAAAACAAATCTTGCAGCGCAACCGTCCAACCGCCACGTTGAAACTCCTCGTACGCGTGCACAACTCCGTTTCCCTCCCACCTGCGACTGCCAGCGGCCACCAGCCATTGAAATGCCACGGACGTTACGTCTGAGGTGACTGTCGACCTCATCGTTCTCGTGGCCTCTGCAGCCGCGCTTGCAACACCTCCTTCGATGGTGTAACAAGCCCGGAACCCATGCTTGAGAAGATTCTCTTTTATTCATTGTTGGCGTGTGATTTTTTTGTTTGTCGCACTTATCATcgtatcatgtgcatcatctacatatcatcgacactccgttgccgtctttttttcaaaacttgcatccgttattagttgtcggttcttttCGTTTTTATCATTGACCGTTCCAAGACCaaacacacacgcacgcgcctacGGCATCGCTAAaacattattttaaaaatgtgtaTAATTTTTTGAATTGGGTTAAAAGTTGATGTGCGGTCTTATTATCGTGTAGGTAGCGTGGACGCGCGCACGCGGCCGCCAGCTTTTGGCGCTACGCGCTGGAGCGTAGGGAGGGAGCCTCGTACAGGAAGTCAAAACTCGTTGCACTTCGATTTTCTGTTTTGGTTATCGGTTTAATACCGAACCGACCGATTTAAATTCGGTTATTAAACATAAAAACGATTTCAATTGTTACAGTATAAAAAATCGAATATTCGGCTTATTCGGTTTCGGTGTCGGTTTGATATTCGGTTGGTCGGTTTTTATGCCCACCACTAGCTGCCAATGTCTATGCCGGCCTCGGCTCGCTCCGGGCCGAGGCCCAGCTGCATCGCCTCCACTGGCTCGCCCGCTTAAGCCGGCGTGGTGAGCgccctgatgacgagttgatggatatgcttctcacccctcgttggttaccccaagtggaaggtggagatgtagtcagcagccgatttcccttacacggggactgtaaggtttatcgaaccaggaggactccgaggatcaacaagtaggcatCCGCTGCTCTgacgctagtagaagacgtggacctgcacacacaacaaataactttgcttccaacgagttcagagaggttgtcaatctctccggccttgtagtttgcaaaggatcaaaacacaagcgggaatagcgatagtgattgcaatggaaaagtaaataaaaacagtaaatgatggaggtgtaaacaatggtggtaatgtggaccaaagtcacatgatgttcactagtgatgtctctctcccaaaagacgataaacaactatgctggataAACAaactacagctgggcaattggcagaattataaacgcatcgcaatgctaatcatgctactagaaagtttgaggctcaaaagtaataggcagtacgccaagacaagtagaccgtttatccatcagcatctactctctaatcatccaccttgagatatctatccagaacatctcgctcgtattaagttgtgagccccacccaaagtgtaaactcgaagcaacggacaactgcattaacgaactttgcgtaaggtaaacaatccttgcaaccatggtcacaagcaccgttgttttctccctggtggaaacaacacatcccatagtctcatgtttacatcactcaagctagacatcagggggcatgaacccacaatcatgcataacgctccctcttggagttacaatctactactcggccaaagcaataaaaagcaacggagaacatgcatgaattactcaagaacatggtttaaaggagaaccaaatatataactcatcacaatctgaacataatctcataatccatcggatctcagcaaactcagcatagcaacagtaggtaaattacatagatgcattgatcatgtagggcagctcacaagggctaagcattgaagcacaagattggagagaagacatcacatagctactggtcgtggactcatggtccaaggaggactaattacggcacgtccgggaagcgtccatggtggtggagaagctctcggaggtcaatcctccctccggcagggtgtcgggaagaggtcttctggcactcccaatctcggaagcgctgtggtggcagaacaatggagaaattcacgattctggatttgTCCTCAGGGTTTTacgtccgaggggtaaatataggccaaaggagggcgccagggggtggaccctccacccaggcggcctcgtggcgcttccgtcacgctgatttttatatattttcttgggatttttggggctctgaaaattggggtaaagtccgtgcaattaaaagacatcagcagacagaaactggcactgggtgcactgagttagtaggttaatccaaatatgtgtaaaaaggtatgaaagtgtagcaaaatatataacaatgccacccaaaatagcatggaacaaatagaaattatagatacatttgggacgtatcaacatccccatgcttaattcctgctcgtcctcgagtaggtaaatgataacacaaataatttctgtggtgacatgctaacacacatataagaacttcaaaaaaagcaagtaagatatgcaattcaagtcaagacaataacaagcaagagtctatatttagtattgaaaatagcaaagtaagaacataaagatgCAAGAGCTctagctgtccgtgactcgaatgtctccaaatggtgtttgtgtgcaagaagtgggagatgggtttagagcataaaaaatattatatagtttaattgagaactcaatctactaaaacttcacacttggtctcctttggaatcttattttgactcatccccaaaccactagtcaggcacaagtcaaaatgatcctctccctttcgactttgagcactcatgcaatggatgagcgcaagcaagatatgttggcacttaggatggcaaagagaataattatggggaaggaagacaaaaaaggtgtgaaaggctcacatcaatgaggacaaccataggcgagaggaaGTCaagtgatagatatgatgtgaggagtagggattgccatgcaacggatgcacatatgagctaaggtaagctctccaatggaactagtgggggtgcatccaacttgcttgctcatgaagacctagagctcttttgaggaggatcatcattggaatatacaagccaagttctatagagtaagggtccccgcatggttatgcatgaatgatattctgtgtggagtacaaatataacaatggagtacaagtgtggatctttcaaaaggaatagtagtgttgcccccttatctctcttttttctctttttttatttttttgtggcctctttggctctttctgttCATCTCTcatctgtcctctttgggatcttttcatgtgtcctcttttcggatcttttaatttgtcctctttgggatcttttcctcacttaagggcaacactctatgttttacaagaataaaaaaaatcacactttataagaagtactcaacataaagacaaatgaaaaatatcatgatgtatgcaaatgtatgcctcttccAGTGTAGcatgatatgcaatgaaactagcgcgtcatgtagcaataataagggcaaggcccaactagcatgcgactcctcgatcaagcaaaagcatgtatgacatgaagattaagtcatgagatggtggatgttgcatggcaatgtatctcggaaaggctatggaaatgccttaataggtaggtatggtgactgttttgaggaaggatataatgaggcttatgatgacacagcgtatcatgccaagggttttggatgcaccggtgaagtttgcaccaactctcaagatgagaaagggcaatgcatggtaccgaagaggctagcaaaatatggatggtggaagtgccaacaatcgaatactcacattagtccgaaaaactcatgcacttattatcggtaactcacgagattcacaaagagacaagtaccccgaggaggagtgtttgggggtttggttatccttgcgcgtcctcgacccatgataacgtgagggtactctatatattccaacccctccagaggttagcgatccatctagtagctagagttctcaactaatttttttgtagtttttgaaaatacacacggattttccaaaatatgacaccaatagtccgaacattactcaaatcaatacctcaaaactatggcaagttactactatacttaaatagcaacctcagttacctacttatgcaagacacacaactcagtgcaacaagccaactctctaaacaagataagcatgataactcaagagagttccaaaatcaacctaaataaaatctcttaaaaagataaagcatgaaaactaacagctaagcatgacaacatctatgaaaagataaagaacacacaaaaaagataagcatgaaaacctatgttgtgttctagggtggagtggagcgtgtttatctcacaaacaaagaaggctagggtccaacttgttatgaacatcaagaaaaactaaaacaaactaaaaagtaaagagtgggacgctccaagcatagcacataacatatgaagtgataaaaatatagcatggagaagggcaaactaatgattgttgatggagaaggggatgcacggtgggcatccccaagcttagacgcttgagtctccttgaatatttcttgggggtgcatggggcatccccaagcttgagggcttGACACTCCtgaatcttctttcatcatcttccatcgcatacttgaaaactcccttcatacaaaactcatcataagctgattagaatggttagtgcccataataatagAATTTATTctctgctggaaataaatattttcatgaagagctactgtttctcaagattgccaaaaggtttttgcaaagaaaaagtgttgaggcataatttatgcctaagtaattttggtgattgatgacagtaccgtacaggactaatcgtgtgtgtcaaggtttcaggcaacactcgtcaacggcacaagacgacacgactcctctcttctggaacggaagcacggcgccctcctagattctctttatttgagtcataggaaaggcgtactattaagaggggatccgtagtggaaaggtttgggtggaatctatctttgcacacgcacacctctctttctccctttcctttatctttggagcggccctcgccgtttTGTTCTTAGCTTCtcagcaaaatggtccccagcggtagtaccgctggtcccagcggtagtaccgctggactgccagcggtagtaccgctgcagccagcggtagtaccgcccctggtcagtggtagtaccgctggccagcggtagtaccaccccgggtcagcggtagtaccgctccaggtgccctgttccacctacctagcggtagttcgtggacggacccttttgcgaagactttctcggcggtagtagtgcttttgcactaccaagggccagggtagtaccgctggtgccagcggtagtaccgctggaagccccagcggtagtaccgccaggcagcggtagtaccgctccttcccagcggtagtaccgctggatctcgggcagagagtgggaaaacggtctgaattttccccccactatataaagagttcttctagctgaggaaccctatctcttacctctctatgctccattgttgctccacaagcttaaaagtgcccgatctctctccctagccaatcaaacttgttgattctttagggattggttgagaaggcctagatccacactttcaccaagagaaaagttgattcccccaccaatcccttgcggatcttgttactcttgggtgtttgagcatcctagacggttgaggtcacctcgaagccatattccattgtggtgaagcttcgtggtcttgttgggagcctccaagctttgtgtggagttgccccaaccttgtttgtaaaggttcggtcgccgccttcaagggcacctatagtggaatcacggtaccttgcatcgtgcgaggacgtgaggagaatacggtggccttagtggctttttggggagcattgtgcctccacaccgctccaacggagacgtacttcctgtcaaagggaaggaacttcacatcctcgtctccatcggttccacttgtggttatttctatcctttactttgtatttgctttagcATTGTGACTTTATCTCAGTCGGCTTAATAGCTCTCGTGGTTAGATTCTATCGGGTcatctctttgtcatattatctgTGTACccacatagtgtttaccttaacttgctaagattaattaaaaagtggtcgttgtctattcacccccccctctagccaaccatatcgatcctttcaattggtatcagagccacgtctctttattaagggcttaaccacccgaagagtatggaaggcgaagaggaagtgaaccatgggcaacccgagggcatggacttgacttcggtcacaagggacgacttgaatacggctatggcagccctcaagacgtccttgacgagcgaagtcaaaaccatgcttaaggaattaattgatggtcttaaaagttcacccgaaccgctttagtggttaaacccaccatttccgattcggaggccaactcctctaaggaagcggctaaaggtatgcaacctgcttcacctcacggaaAGGATGGGTCTGGAACACatgcctctgttccacctcccatgacttatggaggacccgttctcacacctcgtcttaatcctgttggtcctcctcctaaacttgtgaaaggtgactttgctaactgggtattttctattaagtctcatttgaatcacagctcaacaaacttgtggagaattatcgagcaaggatattacccccatgacccaagcaacctcactccaagagaagatgcagacaatcaatataatcactctgcgctgtttatccttcagtctgttgtgccacctgaagatcttccccacttacgtcccttcacattggccaaggattgttgggagcatattatggtgttgtataagggaagctcaagtatccaacgatccaactatgaagtgatacttgatcaggccgatgagtttgtgatgaaggaagaagaggaccctcgtgatctctatcggagggtgactgctattgctgtggcactaaaggatcatggaagtaaggatgtggatgacacttgggtcaaacgcaagtttctcaaagccatcatgcctttcaacaaagccatgtcatctgtcattcgtcagcggccagactttcactctttgtcttccagtgaagtgttggatgagttcattgcaatgtcaatcatgaacgaaacagccgacaatgcacttgctcgtgtccgatcaaaaaccacttcacccaaacttgcgttgaaagcaagagtaatgcttgaagaagaagaagaagatgaggaagaggagagctgcccggaagacacaaagtatgcctatcatgagcacatggctcttgcatcaaggcaattctggggaaataaaaggaactcaagaccaaccttcaacaagaacaactcaagtggtttcaaacccaaacaatgagtaaggacatgttataactgtggcaacgtgagtcacttcgtggcagaatgtccctatgagaagagagaagacaatggaggcaagctcattcgcaaagacaaaaccaaatcatttccaatcaagaacaactttgtgaagaaacctcacccaaaaggaatggtggccctggaggagtatccttctgatgatgatgatgatgatgatgatgatacagtggcaacggcaactgttgctatagccactaccccttcccagaaggtgtctctcttcaacgcccccaacgagaaccacatcaccaagtgcctcatggcaaaaggtaccaatcaggtaacttctatcattaagaccaacattacttctgctccttcattgttaaattgtgtagaagatagtgatgttggagaacttaatgagcatgatcttgataagtttctatgcactattaagggagaaaccaagaagcattttgttgctctcttggaacaactgggtgaggccactgacctcactgagtctcatgaggagaccatctccgagcttcatggacatagccgtgactatgccgatgaaattgccgaattatctagcactctagaagaggagcgcactcttcgtttggctcttgaggagtcatataacgatgactgcgctaaaatgcaaaagaaactagatcatgatgttgttcttactcgcatgcttaaatccgaaaagtatgctcttgaggttggacgtgacagactcaaagaagagtttgacatacttgacaaggcccacaaagccttgaaaggtgttcatttctctgtgaaagagtctcatgatcaactccaagcaaaacttaccaaagagatctctacttgtcctccctttgtgttaattgataatacttgtgcaactaacccctgttgtgagcatgttcatcttgtggaggaaaatgccaagttaaaggagaaacttgagaagggccttgtgtcatgcagacaaggtgagaagagtctgaacgatctcttaagCACTCAAAAGAGTgtcgtaggaaaggaaggacttggacttacctccaagtcaaaagctaaaaggaagaacaagcacaaacgatctctcaccctcatggacatctttgtcaaggagggtgaggggactcagaaggtgaacaggaacaaggtggactatgggaaccccaagaagggcaaaatcgctcctactaacacagccggcaaacttaattcctcttatgtgttatgttgtgctagtgacgggcatgtttatgccagatttgttggttcctacgatgaagatattgaatgggctatctgggttcctcagacccttgtctctaacatgaaaggacccattaaaaaatgggtacctaaaaccaagccttgatctattgcaggagtttgcttccggtg includes:
- the LOC123449080 gene encoding putative serine/threonine-protein kinase, which produces MGSSASCLWGGSKSGPGQNGLAATAASPRSGHVLSRSGRNIQVFSLKELKSATRNFHTTNCIGRGGFGPVYKGDLKDGTQVAIKRLSAESKQGTNEFLTEIDVISNVRHPNLVKLIGCCVEGNNRLLVYEYAEKNSLSNALLGPKSRCIPLNWQTRAAICTGTASGLAFLHEEAQPRIVHRDIKASNILLDKTLVPKIGDFGLAKLFPDAITHISTRVAGTMGYLAPEYALLGQLTKKADIYSFGVLLLEVISGESSSKSTWGEDMHVLVEWTWKLREEGRLLEIVDPDVEEYPEEQVLRFIKVALLCTQATAQQRPSMKQVVHMLANETEIDLENAVPPGVLKEPRRKMGSLGDLALDTSSSQSTRANAAGSCTTQTRDMNSCNFSTTEVSPR